In Gorilla gorilla gorilla isolate KB3781 chromosome 16, NHGRI_mGorGor1-v2.1_pri, whole genome shotgun sequence, the genomic window gcctcccgggttcacgccattctcctgcctcagcctcccgagtagctgggactacaggtgcccgccaccacacctggctaattttttctattttttggtagagagggggtttcactgtgttagccaggatggtcttgatctcctgacctcgtgatccacccacctcggcctcccagagtgctgggattacaggcgtgagccaccgcgcccggccaggctcACATCATTTTCTAAGCCTCACCTCCTCCACCAGGTGGGTCTGATAATGTGTCCCGCGTCAGGTCACTGTGAGGCAGTGCGGCACTGTGTCTGGGTGAGGCCTCTCCAGAGGCCGACTGTCCAGGTTCAAACCCCTCGGCACCGTGTCCTGGCTGAGGAGGACGGCCTCCCTGACACCTCAACCCTTCTGTCCCGCACACCTCACCTGCCTGCAGAGTTGCTTTCTCCTGCacgcctctctctttctcaccaaGCCTGCTCCTCATTCCCTGGAGTGCCCCTGAGCCCATGTGTCCGCCCTCCTGCAGAACGTGGAGAACTTCACCCTGGCAAGGGACGAGAAGGGGAATGTCCTCCTGGAAGATGGCAAGGGCCGTTGTCCCTTCGACCCGAATTTCAAGTCCACTGCCCTGGTGGTTGGTGAGTGTTGAGGGCAGGATGGGTTCATTGAGGTTTCATGTAGGGGCACGCAGGGCTAGAGGGCTAGCTTTGGACAGGCTGAGTCCATGCCATGCTTATTTCCAAGGGGACAGAATGGCCAGGGGCTTGCCTTGGGTTTGGTTTTTCCAAGTTCCAGCTTCCTTCTCTGCCCACTACAGGCAAAACGGGCAGTGCTGGGGTCACTCTGGGCCCTGAGCAGGGAGAAGGGGCCGTGCTGAGGAGCCCATTCCCATGGGAATGTTTTCTTGGCAGATGGCGAGCTCTACACTGGAACAGTCAGCAGCTTCCAAGGGAATGACCCGGCCATCTCGCGGAGCCAAAGCCTTCGCCCCACCAAGACCGAGAGCTCCCTCAACTGGCTGCAAGGTGAAGTCCTCTTGCCACCACCGAGAGGGCAGGGATTCTGTTCACCCGGCCCTAGAAGGGGGCACTTTCCCCCAGCTTGGCCTGTCTCCAGGATTCCTGGGCTGACTCTGAGCTCCTGACCTGGTCCCTACAGACCCAGCTTTTGTGGCCTCAGCCTACATTCCTGAGAGCCTGGGCAGCTTGCAAGGCGATGATGACAAGATCTACTTTTTCTTCAGCGAGACTGGCCAGgaatttgagttctttgagaacaCCATTGTGTCCCGCATTGCCCGCATCTGCAAGGTGAGGGGAACGGGCTGACAGGGTGGCCACCCCGGGGACCTCAAAGCCTCTACAGCTGCAAGATCACCCACATCCATGCATGGCCTTTCCCGTCCCCCAAGGAGTTCAGCTTGGCTAACAGCTTTTCTCTCTcaccttttaaattaaaatatcttactacttttttcttttttttttttttctttttctttttagacaggatctttgctctgtcacccaggctggagtgcagtggcacaatcacggttcactgcagcctcgaccttctgggctcaagcagttctcctacctcagcctcctgagtagctgagactacaggtgtgcgcccccatgcccagctaatttttgtattttttgtagagatggggttttaccacgttgcccaggctggtctcaaactcctgggctcaaacaatccacccacctcggcttcccaaagtgctgggattacaggcatgagccactgcacccagccttttttttttcttttttttttttaacttaaaaaatgtgaaaatagccgggcatggtggctcacgcctgtaatcccagcactttgggaggccgaggtgggtggatcacctgaggtcaggagtttgagaccaacctggccaacatggtaaaaccccatctctactaataatacaaaagttagctgggcgtggtggtgcacgcctgtaatcctagctactcaggaggctgtggcaagagaatcgcttgaacctgggaggtggaggttgcagtgagccgagatggtgccactgcactccagcctgggtgacagagcaagactgtctcaaaaaaaaaaaatgtgaaaatagaaaACTGTACACACAAAAATCACTTACAAGTTAAAGAGGCACTGTAGCATCAGCTGGAGAGCACAGACCCTGGAGGCCAACTGCCCAAGTTCAAACCCTGCTGGCCTAGGATCTTGGACAAGTCCCTCACCCCCTCGGttaacagtttcctcatctgttaaataggAATAATAACACTGACCTCAGAGTTGTTATGTGAATTATTAATCCACGCAAAGCTCTTAGAAATGTGGTGGGCAGTGACTAAACGTGAACTATGAATGTTATTACCCCACCACCCAGCACAAGAAGGAGTCGCTGGTATCATTTTAGAATGCCcctccaaatcttttttttttggcatatgtgtaactctgtgtatatatatatacattttttttttcctttttgagacagggtctcactttgtcacccaggctggcgtgcagtggtgagatttcactgcaacctccgctgcccaatctcaagcaatcctctcacctcagtccctcacgtagctgggactaccagcatgcaccaccacgcccagttaatttttttgtatttttagcagaaacagggtctcaaactcctgagctcaagtgatccacccgccttggcctcccaaagtgctggaattataggcattaATAATATAAGTACAGTCTCGACCTTGTACTTATATTGTTAACTCACTCAGGAACATGGCATTAGGCTATATTGGGGTCCTTTGGCTTCCTTGTTTGCTCAGCAGTGAATCGTGTCCATATTTAGGAAGGCTCTGCTTAGTCATAGTAAGGACCATCCTCCTGATGGATGCGTACACTGCTCTTCCTGACTTTAGATGGAACTTGGTCCTGGCTTTCTCCTGCCCTTCAGTCCTGGTGTCTGGGGTGGGTCCATCGAGGCAGTCCTGTGCCGTGCATCCCCGTCATGGCTCAGCGTGTGCCTAAGCCCAGCCCATCCGCCTCTCCCTCCAGGGCGATGAGGGTGGAGAGCGGGTGCTGCAGCAGCGCTGGACCTCCTTCCTCAAGGCCCAGCTGCTGTGCTCACGGCCCGACGACGGCTTCCCCTTCAACGTGCTGCAGGACGTCTTCACGCTGAGCCCCAGCCCCCAGGACTGGCGTGACACCCTTTTCTATGGGGTCTTCACTTCCCAGTGGTAGGGCCTCCAGACCTCGCTGGAGATGGAAGGGTGAAGGGTGGCTGGGACTGGGGCCCCCAGGGCTCCTGGGTTAATCTGGTTATTTCCTCTGCAGGCACAGAGGAACTACAGAAGGCTCTGCCGTCTGTGTCTTCACCATGAAGGATGTGCAGAGAGTCTTCAGCGGCCTCTACAAGGAGGTGAACCGTGAGACGCAGCAGTGGTACACCGTGACCCACCCGGTGCCCACACCCCGGCCTGGAGCGGTGGGTACTGGCTCCCTGCACCCAGAAGGGATGCTGGGAAGATGTGGGTCCGCATACCATGCTGGGAGCAAGGCTGCCTAGCctcgggcagatcacttggcttctctgaatctgttttctcatctttaatatGGGGATATAGGCCCAGGCCTGCTTGTGTACTGGGTTAGATATAACTATGAATGTCAGAATATCTTCAGTTCTGTTTCAGGATACAAGTGTGTCCCCATCAGGGCACTTGCTGCAGGCTGTTACAATCATCTCTTCACTTGGTCCTCTCCCCTACTTAGCTGCAAGCTCCTTATTTAATTATCAAGTGACTGAATGGGCAAGCTGTGGGGAAAtaatcctttcttcctcccttctagCCTGACGGGCTACCCTGATAGCAGACCTTGAGACAAGGATATACGTGCCAAATAGTTTATTAGGGAGGTGATGCCAGGAAGCAGCATGAAGGAATAGGAAGgttgagaggaggagggagggaaaccAAAAGAGGGTGTGTCAGCAAGCCGTTGTTGCTGTGGGCAGCTGGAGCTGGGTCCTGCTGGAGCCCCTGACAGATGGTGTGGAGCACCTCTCAGAATTTCAGGAAGCCTCAGGCGGGGCAGGAAAGAACTGCCGACTGCACTGGGATGCTCTGCCCAGCCAGGGCTTCCTGAGAGCACTGGTGAAGGGTGCAGAGGAGCAGGGAGTGTGGTCCTGGTTCTTGAGGCCCCTGGGCATATGAGGCTGGGGTGGTGGGCAGGGAGGAGGCACAGCAAGGAAGCCCTCCAAGCACTCGGTTTCCCCACACCCTGGGCTTTGTCCTTGCTCCCTCAGATGTGCACACTGGCTCTGTAGAGCACTGCCAGGGATGTGCCCTGGCTCCAGGCGGGGGGACAGACACCGCTACTGTCCACTGGGGAAGCAGGGCCCGCATCCTGCCTGCCGCCCCGAGGTGTGGCTGGCCTCACACTGCTGCTTTCTCCTCCAGTGCATCACCAACAGTGCCCGGGAAAGGAAGATCAACTCATCCCTGCAGCTCCCAGACCGCGTGCTGAACTTCCTCAAGGACCACTTCCTGATGGACGGGCAGGTTCGAAGCCGCATGCTGCTGCTGCAGCCCCAGGCTCGCTACCAGCGCGTGGCTGTACACCGCGTCCCTGGCCTGCACCACACCTACGATGTCCTCTTCCTGGGCACTGGTAAGTGTCTGCAGCCCAGCAGGCTCAGGGGAAGGGGTGCACGTGGCTGGTGGGTCATgggcagtgggctccacccagggCCTGAGTCCTGTCCACACCCCAGGTGACGGCCGGCTCCACAAGGCGGTGAGCGTGGGCCCCCGGGTGCACATCATTGAGGAGCTGCAGATCTTCTCATCGGGACAGCCCGTGCAGAATCTGCTCCTGGACACCCACAGGGTGAGCAGGCCAACGAGGAATCCTGGCAGGGTACTTGGGGGTGCCCTCCATTAGCACCAAGCAGTCCCCACCCAGCTTCTCCTCCCTTGCTCAGGAGGATGGTAAGATAAAGGATCCAGTCATGAGCTATTAGAAAGTGGGGTCACCAGTTACATAACAGGCCTCTTGGGGGTGGCTCTGGGAGGCATACAAGCCGGGTGGCCATGGGTGATGGCCCTGGCTGCCCGTGCCCGCTTCTCATCCCCGTGTCTGGCTGCGCAGGGGCTGCTGTATGCGGCCTCACACTCGGGTGTAGTCCAGGTGCCCATGGCCAACTGCAGCCTGTACCGGAGCTGTGGGGACTGCCTCCTCGCCCGGGACCCCTACTGTGCTTGGAGTGGCTCCAGCTGCAAGCACGTCAGCCTCTACCAGCCTCAGCTGGCCGCCAGGTGAGCACTCCCAAAGGCCCCTTCCCATCTGTCCAGCCCTGCACAGGTGACCTCAGAGCACCATCCTGGGCCCTCCTCGGGACCGCCACACGGCCTCGTTTATGTCCACTGTCTCAGCATAATTATTAATTagctctcctgcttcctctcaAGTGCAATTCAGACAGGAAATTATGTGTTTATCTTGgctacctgtaaaatgaggacatgATTTGGTAAAGTATGAAATACCACAGCTTTGAAACCTTGCAGGAAAATGTGGATTAGCATGTGAACGTGCTTTAGTAATAGTAGGGCTAGGAAACAGTCCATTAACAAACCCAGTAAAAATTGGTTTCAGAATAACCTATTTGGattataaaatgttcatttaGAAAATAGGGATGAACACAAAGCAAAACTACCCCTCATCCCACCACCTAGAGAGAATCGCGGTAAGATTTTGATATATTATCCTCTCAGGTTTTACTACATATGTGTATAGATAACaaaaatccttttattttatttcatttcatttcatttatcttgttttgagactcgctctgtcgcccaggctggagtgcagtggcacaatctcagttcactgcaccctccgcctcctgggttcaagtgattctcctgcctcagcctcccaagtagcagggattacaggtgcccgccaccacgcccggctaatttttgtatttatagtggaggcagggtttcaccatgttggccaggctggtctcgaactcctgacctcaaatgatccacccaccttgggctcccaaagtgccgggattacagccatgagccaccgtgtctggccaaacattcatatattttatataacattggGAACTGTCCTGTTTGTAGTGTTCTTGCTTCACATATGGATACACCTGGTGTCCGTTTTTACAAAAACCAAGTGAGTTTTGGTGCGTATGCCAGGAGGGACACCCCAGAATGTTGACTGTCATGATCACTGGCTGGTAGATGCTATGATTTTTGTAGTGTTTTCATCCTTCGTGCCTGGTTATCTGTCTCCTGAGTGTATCCAGAATTACTGTCCTTTATTTTTTGTTACAcagatgtatgcatgtgcactgttttaaaaaaaaagatgagaacacatcaaaaaatatttgaattaaaaaaaagaaaaaaagagagagatctaTACATACAGATCCCAGCTGTCCTTCCAATCTTTTTCTGAGGGTACAcactactttttattattattttttgagacagggtctctctgtgttgctcaggctggagtgtagtggtgtgattacagctcactgcagccttgacctcctgggctcaagcaatcgatgctccaacctcagcctcctgagcaggtggaaccacaggcgtgcgccaccatgcctggctaatttttctgttttttgtagacatggggtctcgctatgttgcccaggttgtcttgaactcctgggctcaagcgatctaccggccttggcctcccaaagtgctgggattacaggcgtgagccaccgtgcccggccactgaGGGTACATACTGTTTATGTAATTAAGGGAAGTGTTATCTTAGCTTTGACTTGAAATGATGTGTAGACAGAGGAGATGCTGACTCCTGTGGGTGGGGAATCAGCTCAGGAAAGGCCCTTGCCCAGGCCCAAGTCTGCAGTGAGGGGTGAGGGAATGTGAGCTCAGGGGACTTCCTGGCCAATCCCAGAATCCTCTCTGGCCCTCAGGCCGTGGATCCAGGACATTGAGGGAGCCAGTGCCAAGGACCTTTGCAGCGTGTCTTCGGTTGTGTCCCCGTCTTTTGTACCAACAGGTGAGGTGCCCCCTCAAAAGGTGGAGGAGAGAGGTGGGGACAAGTGTGCTTGGAAGGCTCCCCCAGGCACAGATGTTGTAAATGCCTTTCCTCACTTCCTTGCCCCCTACCCCTGTAAGCAGGTCCTCAGGAAGACTCAGTCCCAGGGGTCCCCGGAATTGCCCATCGTGGCACCAGGGGCATAGCCCTGAGGGAGGCAGGGGAGCTTGGAGCTACTGTGGACGCTGGCACCCCCCTACCCCATGCCTTTTCTGCCTACAGGGGAGAAGCCATGTGAGCAAGTCCAGTTCCAGCCCAACACAGTGAACACTTTGGCCTGCCCGCTCCTCTCCAACCTGGCGACCCGACTCTGGCTACGCAACGGGGCCCCCGTCAATGCCTCGGCCTCCTGCCACGTGCTACCCACTGGGGACCTGCTGCTGGTGGGCACCCAACAGCTGGGGGAGTTCCAGTGCTGGTCACTAGAGGAGGGCTTCCAGCAACTGGTAGCC contains:
- the SEMA4B gene encoding semaphorin-4B isoform X2 → MCTYINVENFTLARDEKGNVLLEDGKGRCPFDPNFKSTALVVDGELYTGTVSSFQGNDPAISRSQSLRPTKTESSLNWLQDPAFVASAYIPESLGSLQGDDDKIYFFFSETGQEFEFFENTIVSRIARICKGDEGGERVLQQRWTSFLKAQLLCSRPDDGFPFNVLQDVFTLSPSPQDWRDTLFYGVFTSQWHRGTTEGSAVCVFTMKDVQRVFSGLYKEVNRETQQWYTVTHPVPTPRPGACITNSARERKINSSLQLPDRVLNFLKDHFLMDGQVRSRMLLLQPQARYQRVAVHRVPGLHHTYDVLFLGTGDGRLHKAVSVGPRVHIIEELQIFSSGQPVQNLLLDTHRGLLYAASHSGVVQVPMANCSLYRSCGDCLLARDPYCAWSGSSCKHVSLYQPQLAARPWIQDIEGASAKDLCSVSSVVSPSFVPTGEKPCEQVQFQPNTVNTLACPLLSNLATRLWLRNGAPVNASASCHVLPTGDLLLVGTQQLGEFQCWSLEEGFQQLVASYCPEVVEDGVADQTDEGGSVPVIISTSRVSAPAGGKASWGADRSYWKEFLVMCTLFVLAVLFPVLFLLYRHRNSMKVFLKQGECASVHPKTCPVVLPPETRPLNGLGPPSTPLDHRGYQALSDSPPGARVFTESEKRPLSIQDSFVEVSPVCPRPRVRLGSEIRDSVV
- the SEMA4B gene encoding semaphorin-4B isoform X1 — protein: MLRAAMGPRSWLAAPWGALPPRPPLLLLLLLLLLQPPPPTWALSPRISLPLGSEERPFLRFEAENISNYTALLLSRDGTTLYVGAREALFALNSNLSFLPGGEYQELLWGADAEKKQQCSFKGKDPQRDCQNYIKILLPLSGSHLFTCGTAAFSPMCTYINVENFTLARDEKGNVLLEDGKGRCPFDPNFKSTALVVDGELYTGTVSSFQGNDPAISRSQSLRPTKTESSLNWLQDPAFVASAYIPESLGSLQGDDDKIYFFFSETGQEFEFFENTIVSRIARICKGDEGGERVLQQRWTSFLKAQLLCSRPDDGFPFNVLQDVFTLSPSPQDWRDTLFYGVFTSQWHRGTTEGSAVCVFTMKDVQRVFSGLYKEVNRETQQWYTVTHPVPTPRPGACITNSARERKINSSLQLPDRVLNFLKDHFLMDGQVRSRMLLLQPQARYQRVAVHRVPGLHHTYDVLFLGTGDGRLHKAVSVGPRVHIIEELQIFSSGQPVQNLLLDTHRGLLYAASHSGVVQVPMANCSLYRSCGDCLLARDPYCAWSGSSCKHVSLYQPQLAARPWIQDIEGASAKDLCSVSSVVSPSFVPTGEKPCEQVQFQPNTVNTLACPLLSNLATRLWLRNGAPVNASASCHVLPTGDLLLVGTQQLGEFQCWSLEEGFQQLVASYCPEVVEDGVADQTDEGGSVPVIISTSRVSAPAGGKASWGADRSYWKEFLVMCTLFVLAVLFPVLFLLYRHRNSMKVFLKQGECASVHPKTCPVVLPPETRPLNGLGPPSTPLDHRGYQALSDSPPGARVFTESEKRPLSIQDSFVEVSPVCPRPRVRLGSEIRDSVV
- the SEMA4B gene encoding semaphorin-4B isoform X3, producing the protein MARPCTWVLERPSLHSIATSASCQAGSTRSCFGVQTQRRNSSAASRARTHSATVKTTSRSSCRSAAVTCSPVAQQPSAPCVPTSTWRTSPWQGTRRGMSSWKMARAVVPSTRISSPLPWWLMASSTLEQSAASKGMTRPSRGAKAFAPPRPRAPSTGCKTQLLWPQPTFLRAWAACKAMMTRSTFSSARLARNLSSLRTPLCPALPASARHRGTTEGSAVCVFTMKDVQRVFSGLYKEVNRETQQWYTVTHPVPTPRPGACITNSARERKINSSLQLPDRVLNFLKDHFLMDGQVRSRMLLLQPQARYQRVAVHRVPGLHHTYDVLFLGTGDGRLHKAVSVGPRVHIIEELQIFSSGQPVQNLLLDTHRGLLYAASHSGVVQVPMANCSLYRSCGDCLLARDPYCAWSGSSCKHVSLYQPQLAARPWIQDIEGASAKDLCSVSSVVSPSFVPTGEKPCEQVQFQPNTVNTLACPLLSNLATRLWLRNGAPVNASASCHVLPTGDLLLVGTQQLGEFQCWSLEEGFQQLVASYCPEVVEDGVADQTDEGGSVPVIISTSRVSAPAGGKASWGADRSYWKEFLVMCTLFVLAVLFPVLFLLYRHRNSMKVFLKQGECASVHPKTCPVVLPPETRPLNGLGPPSTPLDHRGYQALSDSPPGARVFTESEKRPLSIQDSFVEVSPVCPRPRVRLGSEIRDSVV